A stretch of the Medicago truncatula cultivar Jemalong A17 chromosome 5, MtrunA17r5.0-ANR, whole genome shotgun sequence genome encodes the following:
- the LOC11427768 gene encoding uncharacterized protein: MDSLPSVSPSMVLPPTNPFRRHTRRLSLFSRHLPPRLFSTPRVRTNRRKEVSCNVVGGGGADDGGNEEEVEKALHMDGKIPGSSDEFLKQVSSRAYDMRRNLHQSFDSSSYDVLDDNPWRETSKPVYVLTQKENQLCTMKTRRNISEVERELGLLFSKGSNRRAAIENQSKQARGGTKFPMQVEDIRDGVLVFEDENEAAKYCDLLQGGCEGVAEIDASSIFDLCKKMRALAVLFRRGRTPPVPESLKLNLRARKRSLEDQDDLI, translated from the exons ATGGATTCTCTTCCTTCAGTATCACCTTCCATGGTCCTCCCTCCAACCAACCCCTTCCGCCGCCACACCCGCCgcctttctctcttctcccgcCATCTTCCTCCGAGACTCTTCTCTACACCGAGGGTCCGAACCAATAGGAGAAAGGAAGTATCGTGCAACGTCGTCGGCGGCGGAGGAGCAGATGACGGTGGAAACGAGGAAGAGGTTGAGAAAGCGCTTCACATGGATGGAAAAATTCCCGGTAGCTCCGACGAGTTCTTGAAGCAAGTTTCCTCACGTGCTTATGACATGCGTCGGAATCTTCATCAGTCCTTTGATTCTAGCAGCTACGATG TTTTAGATGACAACCCTTGGAGAGAAACTTCAAAGCCTGTGTATGTACTCACCCAAAAGGAAAACCAATTGTGCACGATGAAAACCCGGAGAAATATAAG CGAAGTTGAAAGAGAGCTTGGCTTATTGTTTTCTAAAGGAAGCAACCGGAGAGCTGCAATAGAAAATCAGTCTAAACAAGCAAGGGGAGGGACAAAATTTCCAATGCAAGTAGAAGATATTAGAGATGGAGTGCTG GTATTTGAAGATGAAAACGAGGCAGCCAAGTATTGTGACTTGCTGCAAGGAGGTTGTGAGGGTGTTGCCGAGATAGACGCCTCATCG ATATTTGATCTTTGCAAGAAAATGAGGGCTCTTGCAGTTCTATTCCGCAGAGGGAGGACACCTCCTGTACCCGAAAGCCTTAAGCTTAATCTCCGAGCTCGAAAACGGTCCCTTGAAGATCAAGATGATCTGATATGA
- the LOC11422160 gene encoding vesicle transport v-SNARE 12 has translation MSQVFEGYERQYCDLSANLSRKCTSTSLLSDQEEKLQKFSEIKTGLDDADVLIRKMDLEARSLQPSVKAMLLAKLREYKSDLNNLKKEFKRLTSPTADQAARDDLLETGRADTHLASADQRERLTMSVERLNQSSDRIRESHRTVLETEELGVSILQDLHQQRETLLSSHKRLHGVDNAIDKSKKVLTAMSRRMTRNKWILASLIGALIFAIVIILFYKLSH, from the exons ATGAGCCAAGTCTTTGAAGGGTATGAGCGTCAATACTGCGATCTCTCTGCTAATCTCTCCCGAAAATGCACTTCCACTTCTCTTCTTTCTGATCAAG AAGAAAAGCTGCAAAAGTTTTCTGAGATCAAAACTGGACTTGATGACGCAGATGTTCTG attCGGAAGATGGACCTTGAGGCAAGAAGTCTGCAGCCAAGTGTAAAAGCAATGCTTCTTGCAAAGTTGAGGGAATACAAATCCGATCTAAACAActtgaaaaaagaatttaaaaggTTAACATCTCCCACTGCTGATCAGGCTGCCCGGGACGATTTGTTGGAGACTGGAAGGGCGGACACACATTTG GCATCTGCTGATCAGAGAGAAAGATTAACTATGTCAGTGGAGAGATTGAATCAGTCAAGTGATAGAATCCGGGAGAGCCACAGAACTGTGCTGGAGACCGAAGAGCTTGGTGTCTCAATCCTCCAGGATTTACACCAGCAACGCGAGACTCTCCTGAGCTCCCATAAAAGG CTTCATGGGGTAGATAATGCTATTGACAAGAGTAAGAAGGTTTTAACTGCCATGTCACGGAGAATGACAAGAAACAAATGGATCCTTGCATCTTTGATTGGAGCTCTTATTTTTGCAATTGTTATTATTCTATTTTACAAGCTATCTCATTAA